In Blastococcus saxobsidens DD2, the genomic stretch TCCAGGAGCCGCGCCGACCGGCCACCAGTGAGGGCAAGGGCGAGATCCTCGACGCCGTCGATGTCTGCGACCGCGTTGTAGGCGAGGCAGTAGGGGAGGGCCAGTCCGCAGGTCACTCCGTGCGGCAACGGCGCGCGGTTGGCGATCGTGTAGGCCAGCGAATGTCCTAGGACCACACCCGCGTTGAGCGCGAGGCCGGCCAGGTGCGCCCCGTAGAGGGTGGCGCGCCGGGCCGGCACGTCTGATCCGTCGGCCACCGCCCGCGGCAGCGCATCCCGCAGCAGGGCGACGGCGCGCAGGCTCGCCTCCACCGACAGGGCGCTGCGGTTCGTCGAGAGGAAGGCCTCGACGGCATGCGCGAGCGCGTCCATCCCGGTGGACGCCGTCACCCCTGCCGGTAGGCCGCGCACCAGCTCGGCATCCAGAACGGCGAGGGTGGGGACGAGGGCGCGATGGCTGGAGATGACCTTCCGCCCGTCCTCGGAAAGCATCGCGACGCGGGTCACCTCCGCGCCGGTGCCGGTCGTGGTGGGCACGAGGGCCAGCGGCAGCACGGTGCGGCCCGGCATGTCGATGCCCAGACACTCCCGGACCTCGGTGCCGGAGCCGAGAGCCATCGCGACGATCTTGGCGACGTCCATCGCACTTCCGCCACCGACGCCGACGATGGCCGCTGCGCCGAGCCCGCGGGCGAATTCCGTGGCGCGCTCGGCGGTGTCCACCGTCGGCTCGCCCTCGATGTCGGCGAAGACGTGGGCGACCAGGCCGGCGGCGGCCACGCTGTTCAGGACAGGATCGGCCACACCGAAGTTCACGACGGCGCGGTCGGCGATCACCGCCACCGCTCCGTCCGCCACACCCCATGTCCGCAGTGCGTCACCCAACCGCGCAGCGCTGCCGTCCCCGACCAACACCTGCCGGGGCGAGAGGTAGTCCCGCGAGTCCTCGACAAGCAGGGATGCTGACGTCATCGCGCGATCCTCTTCGTGGAGAGCCGGTTCATACGATGTCCTTCTCTTCCTGTGTCAGGTGTCCCAGGCGGAGCTGTTTGGTCTGCATGTAGTGCAGGTTCTCCGGGCGCCGCGGCATCACGAGCGGAATACGGTCCAGACCGTCCGGCAGGTAGGCACGGATTCCGGCGAGCTTGTCGGGATTGTTGGTCATGAGTTGACCGGCCCGGACGCCCAGGTCCCGCAGGATCTGACCGGCGATGCCGTACGTGCGGCCGTCGACCGGGTGCCCCAGGTGCAGGTTCGCCTCGACCGTGTCGTAGCCACGGTCCTGCAGCGAATACGCCTTGATCTTCTCCGCCAGGCCGATGCCTCGTCCCTCCTGACCGCGCAGGTAGACGATGACACCGCGACGGAGCTCGGCAACCCGGCGCATCGCGAACTGCAACTGGTCGCCGCAGTCGCAGCGCAGCGAGCCGAAGACCTCGCCGGTGACGCACTCGGACTGAACGCGGATCGGAACGTCCTGCCCGGACGGCTCACCCATGACCAGCGCGAGGTGCTCGACCCCGTCAACCAGCGAGCGGTAGGAGTGCGCGGTGAAGGTGCCGAACTCGGTCGGCATCTGCGCCGTCGCCACCTTCTCGACCAGCGTCTCGCGGAGCCAGCGGTACTGGATGAGGTCCTCGATGCTGATCATGCAGAGGCCGCTCTTCTCGGCGAGCGTCCGAAGCTCCGGCCGCCTGGCCATGGCGCCGTTGGAACCCACGACCTCGGACAGCACGGCAGCCGGCTGGACCCCGGCTGCACGCGCCAGATCAACCGCCGCCTCGGTGTGGCCCGGCCGGCACAGGACTCCTCCGGGCTGGTACCGCAGAGGGAAGACGTGTCCCGGACGAACGAAATCCTGGGCCGTGCTGCGGGGATCGGCGAGGTGCTTGATCGTGGCGGCGCGATCCGCCGCCGAGATGCCGGTGGTCGTGCCGTGCCGGAAGTCGACGGACACGGTGTACGCAGTGCCGCGGGGGTCCTCGTTGCGCAGCACCATCGGAGGCAGTGCGAGCTCGTCCAGGCGGGGACCGTCGACTGCGACGCACAGCACGCCACTGGTCAGTCGAACCATGTCGGCGACGAGCTCAGGAGTGACCAGCTCGGCGGCGGCGATGAGGTCGCCCTCATTCTCCCGATCATCGCCGTCGCACACGATCACCATCTCCCCGCGACGGATGGCGCTCACGGCTGCCTCGACCGCTAGGGCGCTCGCCAGCTGCGCCGGGACCTCGGCTGGGCCATGCTCCGCGACGGGACGGATCGCGTGCACCCGGCCCGTCATGGGGTGTGTCCTGTCATCGCGGCTTCTCCCTACGTGCGTGTGGTGCATGTCTGGAGTCTGCAAACGGCGAACGCGGCAACGGTGTCGCAGAACGCGACGCGTCTGTTTCAGTTCCGGTCCTTGCGATCGGCCAGCTGGGCCCCGTGGCGCGGCTGATCCGTCGGACTGCTTGTCGGTCGGGTGGCACACGCACCGTGCGACGAGTGAACGAGCACTGCAGGGAGGAGGCCGTGCTCGTTCGCCGGGACTGGTGAAGCGGACAGGCTTGGTCGCCGGGCCGGTCAGTACGCAGTCGAGCCGAGGTCGACGCCGTAGGCGCGGGTCTTGCGATACAGGGTCGCTCGCGAGATTCCCAGTGTCTCGGCCGCTTCCGACTTGTTGCCGTTGCTGCGCCGCACGGCAGCGAGGATTGCGTCGCACTCGATCTGTTCCAAGAGCGTCAGACGGCGCCGCGGTGCGCGTCCGCGGAGTTCTTCCGGCAGATCCGTCGCACGGATGTCTCCGATGGGCCGAGCGAGGAGCACCCGCCGGACGATGTTCTCTAGCTCGCGCACGTTAGCGGGATAGTCGAGGCGGCTGAGCGTCTGAACCGCATCTGCCTGCCACCTTGGCGGGTCGCCCGGCGCATGCCGTTGCGTCAGTGCTGCGAGCAGCGCCGGTAGGTCGTCGAGGCGGTCACGCAGCGACGGGACGGCGACATTGATGACCGACAGCCGGTCGCTGAGTTCGCGATGCGGACCGGTGAGGTCGTCGACGGCAGACACGGTGCCGATCAAACGAGCGCCGCCCTCCACAGCTGCGTCCATGAGCCCGCACAGCGCCCGGACCACCACGCTCTCCAGGGCGTCGATCCTGCGAAGCACGACGATGCGGTCCGGAGATGCCATCGCCGCGCGCACGCCGGTGAGCCACGCCGCAGCACCCTCCAGCGGCTGGAGCGTGGCGTCGCAGACGGTCAGTCGCCCCCCTCGGTCATCCTCGGCGAACAGCGCTCTGACGAGCGCCAGCTTGCCCGTGCCGGGGGGTCCCACGACGAGCATCGGCGCCTGGTTGTGCGTGACTCGCTGGGCCTGTGAGCAGGCCTGCCGCCAGGCAGGACTGTTGCCCGCGAGGCCCGCGAGGGGTGTCCGGCCAGTGGTGGGTGGGGTGATGACGCGAGCCTGCGGCGTCGCTATCCCGGCGGGGATCTCGACGACCGCGCCGATCGGGACGCCGCCGTCCTCCACGGTGCTGCAGCGAACCCGAACCAGCCGACCGCTCCTGAGCGGCATGTCGATCTCGATGGTGCTCGCGGTGCGGATCGCTCGTGAGGCGTGCTCCCACAACAGGGCCTGCTCGATCTCGTCGGTGATCCGGTCGGCTGCCGGATTCTTGATGATGACCTGGTCGTTGAGCACTACCACCGGGTGGTTGCTGCGCTTGTGCACCTGCAGGAATCGCTCGAGAAGCAGCCGCTCCTTCCGTGAGCTCCCCAGATACAGGCGACGCTCGATCTCGTGAGCCGTCTCCAGCGCGAAGGGCAACAGGAGGCTGTTGGTGTCCTCGACCCGGCAGGTCATGTTGAGCACGCCCACGAGGCGGCGGGAGATCGGGTGCCGGATGGGCACGCCGACGCAGGCGAACGGGTGAAAGGCATCGGTGAAATGCTCCGCACCGATGATCTGCACGGGCTTGAGCTCCTCGAGCACCGTGCCGATGCCGTTGGTCCCGGCGATGCCTTCGTCCAGCAGCCAGCCACGATCGCTACCGGAGGTATCCAGGAGCTTCGCCAGCCCCTCGTCTCCGGTCCAGCGGTCCACCACGACGCCGGTGCGGTCGGCGACCAGGAGCCCGGTTGCGGTTCCGGCGAGTTGTTCGGCGCGCTTGCTGAGAACGCCTCGGGCGACACGTGCCAGGACGCCGTCCGGGTTGACTGATCCTGCCTCGGGCTGCGCCGCCACGTCCGGGCTGAGCCCGTTCATGACACATCGTCGCCAGGAGCCGGCGATCTCTGGCCGCAAGGTCTGCGTCTCCGAGAAGTCGCCCGTGTCGAGCAGATGCTCTCGCATGCGAAGCAGAACGGCGGATGGCGCACCGACCGTCGTCATGCATCCTCCCTGAGGCGAGAATCACGTTTTGCGTGATCATGAGGCCATCCACAGGGCGCGCAGTGTTGCAGCTTGAAACACGCAGGTCACCGGCTGGCCGCGCGTTGGACATACGTCCGTGCGCATCGATGGGACAGCAGGAGTGCTTGCGGCCCGAGGGGATACGTGCCGTGCTCACGAACTGAGACGGGCATGTCGCAAGAAGCAACAACCCCTCACGGCCATCTCCCAGAGAGTTCTCCCCCAGCGCAGATGGCGCCGTGAGAACGTCTCCTTGGAGGAATCAGTGGGTAAGAGACGCCCAGTGCGGCGCGCCGCACTTGTCACGGGGGTGGCCGGCGTTCTGGCCTTCACCGTGGCCTGCAGCCCGTCGACGGCGAATTCGACAGACGATGCCGCCGCCGTCGACAGCACGAAGATCGACGAGTTCCTGCTGCCGCCCGAGGATGCGGAGAGCTTCGCAGCCGAGCCGGGCACTCCCGTCACCGCCCCCATCCAGGGCGGCACGGTCTCGCTGCCCTACACGCACGTGCTGCCGCTGCCAGACGGTCCGATCGGAGATCCGGAGAAGACCTATACCTTCTGCTTCTCGCAGGCGCTGACCGGCTCGACCTGGGCAGTCGCCCAGCAGGAGAGCGTCATGATCGAGGCAGCGCGTCACCCCAACGTGAAGGTGTTGTACTACAACACCAACAACGACCCGTTGAAGCAGGTCGCCGACCTCGAGAGCTGCCTGGCCCAGAAGGTGGACGCGTTCCTCATCTGGCCGCACTCGGTCGAACCGTTGACGCCGGAGATCGAGAAGCTGAACCAGGCCGGGCAGGTCGTCATCGGCATGGAGCGCACCGTCGCCACCCGCGACTATGACACCTGGATCTACCTCGACCACCGCAAGGCCACCGCCGACATGGCCGAGGCGATCGGCGAGCAGCTCGGCGGCAAGGGCACGGTCGTGGAAACCGACGGCGCCCTCGGGTCCTCACCGCAGATCCTGTGGCGCACCCTTCTGGCGCAGAACCTCAGGGAGAAGTACCCCGACATCAAGGTCGAGTACACCGCTCCGACCGACTACAGCCGCGGCCAGGGCTACAAGGTTGCACTCGACTTCCTCCAGTCCCGTCAGGGGGAGGAGATCGATGCCTGGTTCACGCAGTACAGCGAAATCGGGTTCGGCGTGGCGCAGGCCCTGGAGGACTACGACCGCACCGACATCCCGCACTTCACGGTGGTCGACGGCAAGGTCGCCACGCAGGCGGCGATCGACGGCACGTTCTTCGCCATCTCTCCATGGACCCCGATCCACGGGGACGTCGCATTGCGGGCGGCGATCTACCACCTGACCGGCGAGGAGGTCCCGCACGACTTGGCGCTGGGGCAGCCGCCGCTCATCACCCCCG encodes the following:
- a CDS encoding iron-containing alcohol dehydrogenase family protein is translated as MTSASLLVEDSRDYLSPRQVLVGDGSAARLGDALRTWGVADGAVAVIADRAVVNFGVADPVLNSVAAAGLVAHVFADIEGEPTVDTAERATEFARGLGAAAIVGVGGGSAMDVAKIVAMALGSGTEVRECLGIDMPGRTVLPLALVPTTTGTGAEVTRVAMLSEDGRKVISSHRALVPTLAVLDAELVRGLPAGVTASTGMDALAHAVEAFLSTNRSALSVEASLRAVALLRDALPRAVADGSDVPARRATLYGAHLAGLALNAGVVLGHSLAYTIANRAPLPHGVTCGLALPYCLAYNAVADIDGVEDLALALTGGRSARLLDAADWVAELAAQVGLPTSLGAVGIQATQLTDMATECIERYPRANNPVPFHHAPLTRLLQALHTGDLAAADPKHLYLEESNA
- a CDS encoding bifunctional 3,4-dihydroxy-2-butanone-4-phosphate synthase/GTP cyclohydrolase II, encoding MTGRVHAIRPVAEHGPAEVPAQLASALAVEAAVSAIRRGEMVIVCDGDDRENEGDLIAAAELVTPELVADMVRLTSGVLCVAVDGPRLDELALPPMVLRNEDPRGTAYTVSVDFRHGTTTGISAADRAATIKHLADPRSTAQDFVRPGHVFPLRYQPGGVLCRPGHTEAAVDLARAAGVQPAAVLSEVVGSNGAMARRPELRTLAEKSGLCMISIEDLIQYRWLRETLVEKVATAQMPTEFGTFTAHSYRSLVDGVEHLALVMGEPSGQDVPIRVQSECVTGEVFGSLRCDCGDQLQFAMRRVAELRRGVIVYLRGQEGRGIGLAEKIKAYSLQDRGYDTVEANLHLGHPVDGRTYGIAGQILRDLGVRAGQLMTNNPDKLAGIRAYLPDGLDRIPLVMPRRPENLHYMQTKQLRLGHLTQEEKDIV
- a CDS encoding sigma-54-dependent Fis family transcriptional regulator — encoded protein: MTTVGAPSAVLLRMREHLLDTGDFSETQTLRPEIAGSWRRCVMNGLSPDVAAQPEAGSVNPDGVLARVARGVLSKRAEQLAGTATGLLVADRTGVVVDRWTGDEGLAKLLDTSGSDRGWLLDEGIAGTNGIGTVLEELKPVQIIGAEHFTDAFHPFACVGVPIRHPISRRLVGVLNMTCRVEDTNSLLLPFALETAHEIERRLYLGSSRKERLLLERFLQVHKRSNHPVVVLNDQVIIKNPAADRITDEIEQALLWEHASRAIRTASTIEIDMPLRSGRLVRVRCSTVEDGGVPIGAVVEIPAGIATPQARVITPPTTGRTPLAGLAGNSPAWRQACSQAQRVTHNQAPMLVVGPPGTGKLALVRALFAEDDRGGRLTVCDATLQPLEGAAAWLTGVRAAMASPDRIVVLRRIDALESVVVRALCGLMDAAVEGGARLIGTVSAVDDLTGPHRELSDRLSVINVAVPSLRDRLDDLPALLAALTQRHAPGDPPRWQADAVQTLSRLDYPANVRELENIVRRVLLARPIGDIRATDLPEELRGRAPRRRLTLLEQIECDAILAAVRRSNGNKSEAAETLGISRATLYRKTRAYGVDLGSTAY
- a CDS encoding substrate-binding domain-containing protein, coding for MAGVLAFTVACSPSTANSTDDAAAVDSTKIDEFLLPPEDAESFAAEPGTPVTAPIQGGTVSLPYTHVLPLPDGPIGDPEKTYTFCFSQALTGSTWAVAQQESVMIEAARHPNVKVLYYNTNNDPLKQVADLESCLAQKVDAFLIWPHSVEPLTPEIEKLNQAGQVVIGMERTVATRDYDTWIYLDHRKATADMAEAIGEQLGGKGTVVETDGALGSSPQILWRTLLAQNLREKYPDIKVEYTAPTDYSRGQGYKVALDFLQSRQGEEIDAWFTQYSEIGFGVAQALEDYDRTDIPHFTVVDGKVATQAAIDGTFFAISPWTPIHGDVALRAAIYHLTGEEVPHDLALGQPPLITPETAPGELQRTWPG